A region of the Denticeps clupeoides chromosome 12, fDenClu1.1, whole genome shotgun sequence genome:
GGGGCCAGAGCCACGCACTCTGCTCACAGACAGGGGGCAGCAGAACGCAGCCCGGGGCCACACAGGATGTGTGGTTTTCGCTGAAGCAGGCAGGTCGCCGGGGACGGGCGGCAGTagagaaaacacaaacaatgaAAAGCGAAATCCACTGACCTCCTGTCTGTCTTCCTCGGGCGTCATGGAGCTGCGGGCCGAGCTGCTGAAGTCCATCTGGCACGCCTTCACGTCACTGGACGTGGGGGACAGCGGGAAGGTGTCCAAGTCCCAGCTGAAGGTGAGGGAGGGTCAGGGTGGCAACCTGAAATAACTGAGCAGCCTGAtagctgtgatgtgtgtgtcgAATGCTTAACTCCAAATGCTTAACCACGACCTAATTTGACATAGCTgttgtcttttatttatttcgaattgtctgtgtgttgggGCATCAGTAGTTTTGTGCCggtgtttgttttcatttgaaagGTTGGGTGTGTTGCCAGATTCGTCTTCGAGCCGATTGGTTGATGTGAGCGCTGCCTCGACAGGATGCGGAGCCTCAAAACCTCAAAAAAAGAGCTGAAACTGAAACCCCGCGATAACGTGGTACCAAACAGCGCCATGCAGGAGTTCTGTCGTCGCGCCGCTCCTTTACTGTCATATGAGAGGTGGACTTTCACCAGGCCGTGAATTACTGTGTACAAATCTTCAGAGCTCTGCATGTTTTACAAGAAATGTTGTGTAATTCTGACAATTAGAAAAGCAAATGATGCATTTGTGGAACAAAAAAgattcaatcaatcaatttctTTTCACACGTTACTGGAAAACCCTACAGATTGAACgtatgtaaatgaaaatgatgaaaagaaaaaacagtcaACTCCCTGCTCGACAGCCAAGACCAACAGGCTTATCCGGGTCACGCTGCGGGGTTTATTGGTTTATAGGCCATTCCAAGCCTCAAGCCCTGATCCAGGGGTCTGACCAGTTCAGTGGAGTAAATACTGCAatactgacttacaatcagtagttacagggacagtccccctggagcaacttaaggttaagtgtcttgctcagggacacaatggtagttagcaggattcgaacctgggtcttccggtccATCAACACGCTTGATTTAAAGTGCTggtaatctgcatgttggtgttggtagtgggcgcgGTCACCTTTGCGATGTTCACTGACATACCCTGTGTGCATGGGGCATTAGGAGTTCGGAGGACAGATAGagacggaggagaaagggaggagatgggcgTGTCACGTGTAGACAGGATCTGGAAGTATGCTGGATGAAAGCCTCCCTACGAAAACCAAGAACAATGGCTGCGTGGGAAGTCCGTTCCTCCTCACCAAGATACTTTTTTAGTCTGTTTACGTCTGTGGATCCAGGTACCAATGCTGTTACTTTACGTGGACATGTGTAGATGTCTTGGTTATTGTTGGTTCCCAAGACAGCTTAACCTTTATATTTACTGCATTCATTACATTGCATAGCATTACATACATCATctccatttacggcatttatcagacggccgtatccagagcgacttacaatcagtagttacagggacagtcccccccaggagcaacttagggttaagggacacaatggaagaaagtgggatttgaacctgggtcttctggttcattggcgagtgtgttacccactaggctactaccaccccttagcATGACAAATTAGAAATTGCAAATAATCAGGATATTTAATATCCCGTAAATAAAAAGGATTCACAGTACAGAGAAGTACCTTCATTTACTTGGTTGTTGCTGAAGGTTTAGaggtttcatttttaaatgacatggtctgttatttggaatatttttatTCCAGTGAATGTTTTTGGGCTTCGTGCAAATTTACTTGCCCATGGCATGTTCTACATTACGTTTAACAGATCAGTTAATTAATATACTCTGTTTACCCATAAATGTCAGACTGACACCTGTAACAAGTCAGGTGCTATTGGACAAATTGTCTTCTGCTGCTGTCCTCAGGTCCTGTCCCACAATCTGTTCACCGCACTGAACATCACACATGACAGCCAGACTCTGGAGTCCCATTTCCGAGACGATGACGATGGTCCAGTCTCCAGCCAGGGCTACATGCCCTACCTCAACAAATACATCCTGGACAAGGTGCCGAGATCAGGGTCACATCCACGTGCTCAGTGGTGACGTGTGAGTTTTGAGTGTGAATGAATCAGTATGTGCATTGTTCCAAATGTTCTCCAAAGGCTGTGCAGGGGACCTTCAACAAGGAAAACGTTGACATGCTCTGCTGGACGCTTAGTTCAAAAAAGAACTACCACCCTGAGAGGCACGGCTCCAGCGCCCTGTCCAAAGAGGACGCCTTCCGCCTCTGGTGCCTATTCAACTTCCTGTCTGAGGACAGGTACCCTCTCGTTTTAGTTCCTGAAGAGGTGAGCGCCCGGTTTTCCTCCAGTCCTGTCCTCTTTCTGTTCGATAACTTTGCCGTTCAAAATGTGtcacacaaatatttttatttttttattataaatgtctACTGTTATTGTTAATCTACACTAATAAGCCGcgaccaaaaaaagaaagaaacacatcCCAAGTGTTGTGCCACCAAATCTGACCTCCAAAAGACCTCTGAAAGTTTTTTGTAgtattttttgtagttttttggcAAGCTGTTGGTCTAGTTGCCCATTGTTGCAGCTTCCAGTGGAAGACATGGACATCATGGTTGCTCTGACCTGCACACCGTTCTATCATCACCAGTGCTTGGACTCATGATCTTGGCACCATCATTAAAAACTTCTGATCGGTACCAGTCACTTTACCAGGAACGGCCCACAGAAGCTCTGACCCAGTCATCTGGCTTCATAATCAACATCACTCAGATCTTTACAGTCCCTGACAGCAAACATTGCATCCAGATCATTCATTTTCTTCAACTCAGTTCAGTTGGTGAGAcgtattttttttcatgttgttcttCATTTAGGTGGAATATCTCCTGAAGAAGATCTGCTCTGCTATGAGTGTGGAACCCAACTTGGTTGATCTGGAGGATTACATCTCTCATAACTCCATGCAAAGTGGAGTCATGGTGTGGTCCTTTCTTGATGTGATGAATTCGGGCATTTTGATGAGAGGTGTTGACAGGGAATCCATCACGATGGCAATTGAAGAGGTCTACCTGGAAATAGTTGGGAACACCCTGAAAGAGGTGAAGCGGGAATCCTGTGGTTCAGTGGTGCTTTAGGAACGTGGTGGTTACCATACTGTCTTCTGTGATTCTGTGTTTTGGGGGGACGTGCATGGCATTTAGGGGTACCTGTGGAAGAAAGGTCACCTGCGGAGGAACTGGACGGAACGCTGGTTCTCCCTCAGACTCAGCACACTGAGCTACTACACCAGCGAGGACCGGAAGGAGTGCAAGGGCATCATCGAGCTGGACCAGAACTGCTGTGTGGAGGTACAGAACCATGAGGACTTATAGTTggtctttgcgtcaagctgtcattttagtctttattagtcttagtcacgtccagactcatttttgtctagtcaagttttagtcaacaaaaagtctgagcattttagtttagtcagaattatccatgactattttagtctaattttaatTCATGAAACTATTAGTAACTTTaattttagtttctttttttttaagtaatggaattctatttaacccagtcattAAAGTACAACTACCTAGTAGAATAGTCAAAAACCTAATTGTCTCGTAAACAAAACCATTTCAATTAAATCAacattatcttattattatattattgttgtgTTATTGACTGAAGAATACACTAAATCCATGTAAATCCATGTAAatacaatgtaaatgtacattccAGCGGCCGCAATTCTCCCCGTGtttttcattgtaaagaaataGCCATCTGCTAactcaccaccatatatctatgaCCCAGTATTCTATTCCATGCCGCAAATGCGCATCTAGGAAGTGACGTCACCTGTGAGACCAGATGGGAGACAcagaaaaaatgaaaggaaatagcGTCtcgtttttgtcaatgaaaattaagagacattttaatatggttttattttgcaaaccaCGTTTAGTCCAAATATTTCGTTATAATTATTGACACATGACCAGTATTTTCGTCACCTTATAAAGGTTAATTGATGAAGTTTTCTGTCAAAAAAGTCGAAAGCAACACTATGAGGAGACTTCCGTCCTCTCCCCGGAAACATTTGACGGGTTGACGGTGGACTGTGATTGACAGGTTCTGGCTGATAAGGAGGGGAAGAGGTGCATGCTCTGTGTCAAGACCTTGTCCAAGACCTACGAGATGAGCGCCCCCGACACCAAACAGAGGCAGGAGTGGACCACAGGTCAGAACtgcatttcccacaatgcactgcactGCAACACAGCCTGTTTGTTCAAATGATGAACCTGTTGTTTCTTTCCTTCCTGAACAGCGATCCAGACGGCAATCCGGCTGCGGGTGGAGGGGAAAACGTCGCTGCACCGGGAGCTGAAGCTGCGCCGGCGCGAGCAGAGGGAGGAGCGTGAGAGGAGGCGTGccctgaaggaggaggagctaCAGCGGCTGCGCCAGGTGCAGCAGGAGCGGGAGCAGCACCTGGCTGAGCTGGAGCTCCTGCATGAGGCGCAGAGGCAGGCCCAGATCAgtctggagcaggaggaggagaagaggcgcCGTCAccaccagcagctgcagaaggCCTTGCAGGAGCAGCTCAGGGAGGCCGAGGAGGTGAGAGACGGGAGGCTGCGTTCAACTTTTTACATCGGAAATCGTGGTGCTGCTGCCAGTATTGTGTATATTTCATGTCTTCACATATTCTGACCTTTCACCCAGATATACAGTGAACTCCCTGTGAACTTGGTGAAGCTTTTCCTGCACTTGTCCTGTAAACTCAAAAGACCCTTTAGAGGCAGAACttaaagtgaacgtgaagtgattctcattacgatgcacagcaagcacagcacacattgacacaatgaaacgtgtcctctgcatttaaccagcagtgggcagccatacatttacatttacagcatttaccagacgcccttatgcagagcgacttacaatcagtagttacagggacagtccccccctggagacactcagggttaagtgtcttgctcagggacacaatggtagtaagtgggacttgaacctgggtcttgtaatttataggcgagtgttttacccactaggcttctataACCCTTGGcaggggagccatgacaggggagcagtgtgtggggatggtaccatgatcaaggggacctcagtggcaccttggcagctcaggaaaTGAACCCGCAACACCGCCGAAGACTGACCAGGACCCAGCACGGCCTGATAATGGGGGATAAGATAATCGAAGATAAGATAATGGGGAAGGTTTAGGGTGCCCTTGACAGCTGTAACCTAAAAGATGGTCTCAAGATAATTTATGGACATTCACAACCAGAAAAAACGTTATTACAGCAACTTAGGTATACGTTGCTATACAGGCGATTAGGTGTACGTACACTTCTTTTTTGGTCAGATTTCACATTCGTATCCATGAGCAGTAAGGGCCTGTTTGGGCGTCTACTTTTTTGGTCATCGGTCACATATTGACTGCAAACCCAACAAGTGTTTAGGACAAATCAACTGTTTGGACGTTTGGGGACATGTCCATTGCAGGGTGTTCCTGTGCTAAATCAGATTGTATTCGAGGTCCATGTTTGGCCAAGAGGCTAGCACTGCACCCAGAGGACCAACACTGCTTGTCTGAATCGGTTACTCTCCACGACACCAGGCGCGTGCCAGCATGGCTGCAGAGATGGTGGTGAAGGAGGCGGAGGCTGAGCGGCAGCGCAGGAGGATCCAGGAACTGGAGGACATGCAGCGGCACATGGAGGAGGCGCTGCTGCTGGAGATCAAGGCCAGAAAGGACGAGGAGGCCTGCCGCTACGCACAggccaggtacacacacacacacacacacacacacacatactagcAGTGTGAAAGGGCAGATTATTCCAGAGGATATTAGCAGTTGTGACAAAAATCAAAACATTCTTCGATCAAACAAAAGCCTGGGTACTTGTGTTAAGAGGTACCAGACCTTCTCAAGTTCTTTACCCAATTTAAAGAGTAAAAAGTGTAGGCTAACACAGTTATCTGGCAGTATAAAAACAATAAGTAGCCCAACTGGAtctcataaaagaaaaaaagtgaagtaattgtcactgatacagtgtgtggggacggtgctttgctcagtggcacctcagtggcacctcggcagatcgggattcaaaccggcagccttctgattatggggccgcttccttaaccgctaggccaccaccgccccatcATGTCGTATGAATAAAATTGTAGAAGAAGATAATCTTCGATAAACATCGGAAATAAGAAAGTATTAAATCTCTGGATATTTGGAgtcaaacacttttttttttaaacatttacagcatttatcagactcccttatccagagcgtcttacagtcagtagttacagggacagtctccccctggagacactcagggttaagtgtcttgctcagggacacgatggtagtaagtgggatttgaacctgggtcttctggtccatagacgagtatgttacccactaggctactaccaccctggtaccACCCTACTACACCCCGGCTGATTGGTTGTTGCGTCTTTGTAAACAGTGAGCACAGAAAtgacgaataaaaaaaaaaatacagatgcagTTCTAACCAAAAAACTTATTTCAGTACAAGTAAGTAAAtgagtaataaataaatgaatcacaCGTTATTCCACACCGTAGC
Encoded here:
- the def6b gene encoding differentially expressed in FDCP 6 homolog, which codes for MELRAELLKSIWHAFTSLDVGDSGKVSKSQLKVLSHNLFTALNITHDSQTLESHFRDDDDGPVSSQGYMPYLNKYILDKAVQGTFNKENVDMLCWTLSSKKNYHPERHGSSALSKEDAFRLWCLFNFLSEDRYPLVLVPEEVEYLLKKICSAMSVEPNLVDLEDYISHNSMQSGVMVWSFLDVMNSGILMRGVDRESITMAIEEVYLEIVGNTLKEGYLWKKGHLRRNWTERWFSLRLSTLSYYTSEDRKECKGIIELDQNCCVEVLADKEGKRCMLCVKTLSKTYEMSAPDTKQRQEWTTAIQTAIRLRVEGKTSLHRELKLRRREQREERERRRALKEEELQRLRQVQQEREQHLAELELLHEAQRQAQISLEQEEEKRRRHHQQLQKALQEQLREAEEARASMAAEMVVKEAEAERQRRRIQELEDMQRHMEEALLLEIKARKDEEACRYAQARLLAEEEEKMKALLALQEEQEEFILRTQREKQELRQEMASKTQALEEAQQQLEEVRASRHRVDQDIAAAQRKLRQASTSVKHWNVQMNRLMHPIGPGDRRTSLGNISFPTGRSSSVKEGGQCPSPKQGEVNRQNSWSGQGHAGHADGDRPQEDEGRSTQAPNGNMESL